Proteins encoded within one genomic window of uncultured Fusobacterium sp.:
- a CDS encoding O-methyltransferase, producing MLEELKEANEYIISKIKENDELILEMEKYASEYNVPIVTKEVAEYLKFIVKSSGIKNVLEVGTAIGYSGILMAKEIEKNDGKLYTIEIDEERYNLAQENFKKSGLNNIVSIKGDAVEEIKKIDETFDFVFIDASKGHYLEFFEDSYKLLNKDGIIFIDNIMFRGYLYKEYPKRFKTIVKRLNEFIEYLYSREGGEFVLLPFGDGVGLFRKK from the coding sequence ATGTTAGAAGAATTAAAAGAAGCAAATGAATATATAATAAGTAAAATAAAAGAGAATGATGAATTAATACTTGAAATGGAAAAGTACGCTAGTGAATACAATGTTCCAATTGTTACTAAAGAGGTAGCTGAATATCTTAAATTTATAGTTAAAAGTAGCGGAATTAAAAATGTTTTAGAGGTTGGAACTGCCATTGGTTACTCTGGAATTTTAATGGCTAAAGAGATAGAAAAAAATGATGGGAAACTTTATACTATTGAAATTGACGAAGAGAGATACAATCTAGCTCAAGAGAATTTTAAAAAATCTGGATTAAATAATATTGTGTCTATAAAAGGAGATGCAGTAGAGGAGATTAAAAAGATAGATGAAACTTTTGATTTTGTCTTTATTGACGCTTCTAAGGGACACTATCTAGAATTTTTTGAAGACTCATATAAATTATTAAATAAAGATGGAATTATATTTATTGATAATATTATGTTTAGAGGATATCTATATAAAGAGTACCCAAAAAGATTTAAAACAATAGTTAAAAGATTGAATGAATTTATTGAATATCTTTACTCTAGAGAAGGTGGAGAATTTGTTTTACTACCTTTTGGAGATGGAGTTGGACTATTTAGAAAAAAATAG
- the hemW gene encoding radical SAM family heme chaperone HemW, which produces MVDGIYIHIPFCINKCNYCDFLSFKSNEEERKKYVDYILKEIDLYPEYEYDTVYLGGGTPSLLNYEDVERIIKRLKIKPEAEVTIEVNPKTVDLKKLEDFKKAGINRLSIGIQTFDDKMLEVLGRQHSSQEGIKTYFDARRAGFENISLDLMFSLPNQTFEGVKFDLEKLLQLRPEHFSIYSLIWEEGTPFYKKLEEGIYKETDNELEAEMFEYIIKRAESLGYIHYEISNFCLSGKEARHNSKYWENREYLGIGLGASGYIENKRYKNQMQISKYYDNIDKGIHPIFEEEEVNEESKEQYKYMLGFRLLKKGVTPSEKYLERCVSLEKKGFLKREQDRFLLTHKGIMLANDVLDEFI; this is translated from the coding sequence ATGGTAGATGGAATATATATACATATTCCTTTCTGCATAAACAAATGTAATTACTGTGACTTTCTATCTTTTAAATCAAATGAAGAGGAAAGAAAAAAGTATGTAGATTATATTTTAAAAGAAATAGACTTATATCCTGAATATGAGTATGATACAGTTTATTTGGGAGGGGGAACTCCCTCCCTTTTAAATTATGAAGATGTAGAGAGGATAATTAAAAGATTAAAAATAAAGCCTGAAGCTGAAGTGACGATAGAAGTAAATCCTAAAACAGTTGATTTAAAGAAATTAGAAGATTTTAAGAAAGCTGGAATAAATAGATTGAGTATTGGAATTCAGACTTTTGATGATAAAATGTTAGAAGTTTTAGGAAGACAACATAGTTCTCAAGAAGGAATAAAAACTTATTTTGATGCTAGAAGAGCTGGATTTGAAAATATAAGCTTAGATTTAATGTTTTCATTACCAAATCAAACTTTTGAAGGAGTAAAATTTGATTTAGAAAAACTATTACAATTAAGACCAGAACATTTTTCTATTTATTCTCTTATTTGGGAAGAGGGAACACCTTTTTATAAAAAATTAGAAGAAGGAATATATAAAGAGACTGATAATGAATTAGAAGCAGAGATGTTTGAGTATATAATAAAGAGAGCAGAAAGTTTGGGATATATTCACTATGAGATTTCAAATTTTTGCCTTTCTGGAAAAGAGGCTAGACATAACTCTAAATACTGGGAAAATAGAGAATATTTGGGAATTGGTTTAGGAGCTTCTGGGTACATTGAAAATAAAAGATATAAAAATCAGATGCAAATTTCTAAATATTATGATAATATAGATAAAGGAATACACCCCATATTTGAAGAAGAAGAGGTTAATGAAGAGAGTAAAGAACAATATAAATATATGCTAGGTTTTAGACTACTAAAAAAAGGAGTAACTCCTAGTGAAAAATATTTAGAGAGATGTGTATCTTTAGAAAAAAAAGGGTTTTTAAAAAGAGAGCAAGATAGATTTTTATTGACTCATAAAGGAATAATGTTAGCTAATGATGTATTGGATGAGTTTATTTAA
- a CDS encoding phospho-sugar mutase, whose protein sequence is MDKNYLDYYKMWLDSEVITKEDREELLSIKDDEKEVENRFYTDLSFGTAGMRGVRGVGRNRINNYNIRKATQGLANYILETTGEEGAKRGVAIAYDCRIGSTEYALNTALVLAGNGIKAYLFESLRSTPELSFSTRELKAQAGVMVTASHNPQEYNGYKVYWEDGAQIVEPQASGVVNAVNSVDLFKDIKMISEEEAKAKGLLVYIGKAVDDRFIEEVEKQAINKDIPGKKDFKIVYSPLHGTGRVAVQRVLKEMGFESVYTVPEQEMPDGMFPTCSYANPEDKSVFKLSTELADKIGANMCLANDPDADRTGIAIKDDNGNWYYPNGNQLGILLMNYLLEMKKDIPANGAVISTIVSTPMLDVIAKDKNVHLYRTLTGFKYIGEKIRQFENKELDGTYLFGFEESIGYLIGTHVRDKDAVVSSLMIAEMAAYYNSVGSTLYRELNKLYEKYGWYKEETVSITKAGKSGIEEIGKIMENMRKKEHTEICGKKVSVCRDYKLQVEKDCLTGETKKIELPKSDVIQFVLEDKTYITVRPSGTEPKIKYYLCVVDSDNEKANEKLAYVKAEFLKYVDAL, encoded by the coding sequence ATGGATAAAAATTATTTAGACTACTATAAAATGTGGTTAGATTCTGAAGTGATAACTAAGGAGGATAGAGAAGAACTTTTAAGTATAAAAGATGATGAAAAAGAAGTTGAAAATAGATTTTATACTGACTTGAGTTTTGGAACTGCTGGAATGAGAGGGGTAAGAGGAGTAGGAAGAAATAGAATAAATAACTATAATATAAGAAAAGCTACTCAAGGACTTGCAAATTATATATTAGAAACTACAGGAGAAGAGGGAGCAAAAAGAGGAGTTGCTATTGCTTATGACTGTAGAATAGGATCTACTGAATATGCTCTAAATACTGCATTAGTTCTTGCTGGAAATGGAATAAAAGCTTATTTATTTGAATCTCTAAGATCAACACCTGAACTATCTTTTTCAACAAGAGAATTAAAAGCTCAAGCTGGAGTAATGGTTACAGCTTCTCATAACCCACAAGAGTATAATGGATATAAAGTATATTGGGAAGATGGAGCTCAAATAGTAGAGCCACAAGCTAGTGGAGTTGTAAATGCTGTTAATTCAGTAGATTTATTTAAAGATATAAAAATGATAAGTGAAGAAGAAGCAAAAGCTAAAGGATTATTAGTTTATATAGGAAAAGCTGTAGATGATAGATTTATTGAAGAGGTTGAAAAACAAGCTATCAATAAAGATATTCCTGGTAAAAAAGATTTTAAAATAGTTTATTCTCCATTACATGGAACAGGAAGAGTAGCAGTTCAAAGAGTTTTAAAAGAAATGGGATTTGAATCTGTATATACAGTACCAGAACAAGAAATGCCAGATGGAATGTTCCCTACTTGTTCATATGCAAACCCTGAAGATAAATCTGTATTTAAATTAAGTACAGAATTAGCTGATAAAATAGGAGCTAATATGTGTTTAGCTAATGACCCAGATGCTGATAGAACTGGTATAGCTATAAAAGATGACAATGGAAATTGGTACTACCCTAATGGAAACCAATTAGGAATTTTATTGATGAATTATCTATTAGAAATGAAAAAAGATATTCCAGCAAATGGAGCAGTAATTTCGACTATAGTTTCAACTCCAATGTTAGATGTAATAGCTAAAGATAAAAATGTTCATCTATATAGAACATTAACTGGATTTAAATATATAGGAGAAAAAATTAGACAATTTGAAAATAAAGAATTAGATGGAACTTATCTATTTGGATTTGAAGAATCAATAGGATATTTAATAGGAACTCATGTAAGAGATAAAGATGCAGTAGTATCTTCTCTTATGATAGCAGAAATGGCTGCTTATTATAATAGTGTTGGTTCTACTTTATACAGAGAATTAAATAAATTATATGAAAAATATGGTTGGTATAAAGAAGAAACAGTATCAATAACAAAAGCAGGAAAATCTGGAATTGAAGAGATTGGAAAAATAATGGAAAATATGAGAAAGAAAGAGCATACTGAAATTTGTGGTAAAAAAGTTTCTGTATGTAGAGATTATAAATTACAAGTTGAAAAAGATTGCTTAACAGGAGAAACTAAGAAAATAGAATTACCAAAATCTGATGTTATTCAATTTGTATTAGAAGATAAAACTTATATTACTGTTAGACCATCTGGAACAGAACCAAAAATTAAATACTATCTATGTGTAGTAGATTCTGATAATGAAAAAGCTAATGAGAAATTAGCATATGTAAAAGCAGAATTTTTAAAATATGTTGATGCACTATAA
- the sepF gene encoding cell division protein SepF: MSKKKTWESLKEFLGFPDGIESEEELEFEESGITEVEINKNNSISENNSSIQNTTPKHKQISTLESEINNGNGCQTIFLDPKTFSDCRKIVDYVRADKMVTLNLEFLDEETAIRLMNFLSGAMTVKEANYLVISKKVYTIVPKSMKVYYEDKKIMNPRIFKDFGREER, encoded by the coding sequence ATGAGTAAGAAAAAAACTTGGGAAAGCTTAAAAGAGTTTTTAGGATTTCCAGATGGAATAGAGAGTGAAGAAGAGTTAGAGTTTGAAGAGAGTGGAATAACTGAAGTTGAGATAAATAAAAATAATAGTATTTCAGAAAATAATTCTTCAATTCAAAATACTACACCAAAACATAAACAAATTTCTACTTTAGAGAGCGAAATAAATAATGGGAATGGATGTCAAACTATATTTTTAGATCCAAAAACTTTTTCTGATTGTAGAAAAATAGTAGATTATGTAAGAGCTGATAAGATGGTAACTTTAAACTTGGAATTTTTAGATGAGGAAACAGCTATTAGATTGATGAATTTCTTATCAGGAGCAATGACTGTTAAAGAAGCTAATTATTTAGTAATTAGTAAAAAAGTTTATACAATTGTTCCTAAGAGTATGAAGGTTTATTATGAAGATAAAAAAATTATGAATCCAAGAATTTTTAAAGATTTTGGAAGAGAAGAGAGGTAA
- the gltS gene encoding sodium/glutamate symporter: MTIHLTTIQTMALAVIVFYLGKFLNNKIKFLKDNCIPDAVTGGTVFSILTMIGYETNLFTFIFEDSLKDIFMIAFFTTVGFSASIKLLKKAGLPVFMFLISAVLLAVLQNVAGIAMAKVLNVNLMIGLATGSLATTGGPGTAGAFGPIMESFGTPGATMVAMATATYALIAGSIIAGPICKRLIEKKKLIEKRVTLSEFEGSDEKTTTLNLKNVVPTGFQVIIAMGIGSLISKLLNDLGLVLPPYIGSMFAASIMRNLADETGKFSIDLDVVSVIGSFTLAMFLSMTLMSFRLWELKELALPLIIMLIGQTILMGAFAYFVTFTLTGRDYDAAVMTGGHCGCGFGTTPKALANMEALTAKYLPSPKAFFVIPIVGGLFIDFFNAAIITFFINLLK; the protein is encoded by the coding sequence ATGACTATTCATTTAACAACTATTCAAACTATGGCATTAGCGGTTATAGTATTCTATTTAGGAAAATTTTTAAATAATAAAATAAAATTTTTGAAAGATAATTGTATTCCAGATGCTGTTACTGGAGGAACAGTGTTTTCTATTCTAACAATGATAGGATATGAAACAAATTTATTTACTTTTATTTTTGAAGATTCTTTAAAAGATATTTTTATGATCGCTTTTTTCACTACAGTTGGTTTTTCAGCAAGTATAAAACTTTTAAAAAAAGCTGGATTGCCTGTATTTATGTTTTTAATTTCTGCTGTTTTATTAGCTGTTTTACAAAATGTTGCTGGAATAGCTATGGCAAAAGTTTTAAATGTTAATCTTATGATTGGTTTAGCTACTGGGTCTTTAGCTACTACTGGTGGACCTGGAACTGCAGGAGCTTTTGGACCTATAATGGAAAGTTTTGGAACTCCTGGAGCTACTATGGTAGCAATGGCTACTGCTACTTACGCCCTAATAGCTGGAAGTATTATTGCCGGTCCTATTTGTAAAAGATTGATAGAAAAGAAAAAATTAATTGAAAAAAGAGTTACTCTTTCTGAGTTTGAAGGAAGCGATGAAAAAACAACAACTTTAAATTTAAAAAATGTTGTTCCTACTGGATTTCAAGTAATTATTGCAATGGGAATTGGTAGTTTAATATCTAAACTTTTAAATGATTTAGGATTAGTTCTCCCTCCATACATTGGTTCTATGTTCGCTGCATCGATCATGAGAAATTTAGCTGATGAAACTGGAAAATTTTCTATTGATTTAGATGTTGTATCTGTAATAGGAAGCTTTACTTTAGCTATGTTCTTGTCTATGACTTTAATGAGTTTTAGATTATGGGAGTTAAAAGAACTAGCACTACCTCTAATAATAATGTTAATTGGACAAACTATACTTATGGGAGCTTTTGCTTACTTTGTAACATTTACTCTTACAGGAAGAGATTATGATGCTGCTGTCATGACTGGAGGTCATTGTGGTTGTGGATTTGGAACTACTCCTAAAGCTTTAGCTAATATGGAAGCTCTTACAGCAAAATATCTTCCTTCTCCTAAGGCATTTTTCGTTATTCCAATTGTGGGGGGATTATTTATAGACTTCTTTAATGCAGCTATAATCACTTTCTTTATAAATTTACTTAAATAA
- the rsmB gene encoding 16S rRNA (cytosine(967)-C(5))-methyltransferase RsmB yields MNVKARVISLIKEVENGKYSNIALNEYFKENNLPKKERAFITELFYGVIRNKIFLDYEIEKRTTTIKKDWIRNILRISMYQISFMNSDDKGVIWEATELAKKKFSVPVGKFINGVLRSYQREWEDDVKELKESGKNYIFLSYPEWFYNKIISEYGEEKGELFLKSLKKIPYISFRVNTLKYSTEEFENLLQEKKIDIIKKVDTVYYVDSGILLYSDEFKDGKIIVQDGASYLAARNLNPQPNESVLDTCSAPGGKTAVLGELMKNSGELLALDIYPHKLKLIEENCKKCGVTIVQPVKMDARKLNQQGKKFDKILVDAPCSGYGVLRKKPEAIYNKTNENVEELAKLQFEILESASQILKENGELVYSTCTILKEENSENIRKFLEKYPDFKTTELYIPENVNGTFDNVGGFTVDYKEDILDGFYIVKLRRK; encoded by the coding sequence ATGAATGTAAAAGCTAGAGTTATCAGCTTAATAAAAGAAGTAGAAAATGGAAAATATTCCAATATTGCTCTTAATGAATATTTTAAAGAAAATAATTTGCCTAAAAAAGAGAGAGCTTTTATAACAGAACTTTTTTATGGAGTAATTAGAAATAAAATATTTCTTGACTATGAAATTGAAAAAAGAACTACAACTATAAAAAAAGATTGGATAAGAAATATTTTAAGAATATCTATGTATCAGATTAGTTTTATGAATAGTGATGATAAAGGTGTTATTTGGGAAGCTACTGAACTTGCTAAGAAAAAATTTAGTGTTCCTGTTGGAAAATTTATCAATGGTGTCTTAAGAAGTTATCAAAGAGAATGGGAAGACGATGTAAAAGAGTTAAAAGAGAGTGGAAAAAACTATATTTTTCTTTCATATCCAGAATGGTTTTACAATAAAATTATAAGTGAATATGGCGAGGAAAAAGGGGAACTTTTCCTAAAATCTCTTAAAAAAATCCCTTATATCAGCTTTAGAGTTAATACATTAAAATATAGTACTGAAGAGTTTGAAAATCTATTACAAGAGAAAAAAATAGATATTATAAAAAAAGTAGATACTGTTTACTATGTTGATTCTGGTATATTGCTTTATAGTGATGAGTTTAAAGATGGAAAAATAATTGTTCAAGATGGAGCTTCATACTTAGCAGCTAGAAACTTAAATCCTCAACCTAACGAATCTGTTTTAGATACTTGTAGTGCCCCTGGTGGAAAAACTGCTGTATTAGGAGAACTTATGAAAAATTCAGGTGAATTATTAGCTCTAGATATCTATCCTCATAAGTTAAAACTTATAGAAGAAAATTGTAAAAAATGTGGTGTTACTATTGTTCAACCAGTAAAAATGGACGCTAGAAAATTAAATCAACAAGGTAAAAAATTTGATAAGATTCTTGTAGATGCTCCTTGTAGTGGTTATGGAGTTCTTAGAAAAAAACCTGAAGCTATATATAATAAAACTAATGAAAATGTTGAAGAGTTAGCAAAATTACAATTTGAAATATTAGAATCAGCTTCACAGATTTTAAAGGAAAACGGAGAATTAGTATATAGTACGTGCACTATTTTAAAAGAGGAAAATAGTGAAAATATTAGAAAATTCTTAGAAAAATATCCAGATTTTAAAACAACAGAACTATATATTCCAGAAAATGTCAACGGAACTTTTGATAATGTAGGAGGATTTACTGTTGATTATAAAGAAGATATCTTAGATGGATTTTATATAGTAAAACTAAGAAGAAAATAA
- the mgtE gene encoding magnesium transporter, whose amino-acid sequence MEDIYHFLETNQLNKVREMLLDMQPVDIAEYFEDMSKEQSLKLFRILPKSLSADIFSYLSSDKQQEIIESITDEEIRNILNDMFIDDTVDFIEEMPANIVDKILQNTSSDMRNLINQFLRYPENSAGSVMTVEYVSLKNDMNIGQALHSIKRFGIDNETIDICYIIDNQRKLVGYISLKKLIFLDDDVPLVEAMETNVVSCHTTDDQENIASDFRKYDLTSMPVVDNEDRLVGIITIDDVVDVIDQENTEDMQKMAAMAPSDEEYLKESVFSLVRQRIGWLLILMILATFTGIIIRINEGVFQSAVVLISFIPMLMSTGGNAGAQASTLITRGIALEEIELSDIWEIFWKELRVSIVIGIVLSIVNFLIIYYLSDIDFTVSFAISLSLFITIIIAKVVGSTLPIVAKGFKLDPAIIASPLITTIIDACALIVFFLVSTHYLHLA is encoded by the coding sequence TTGGAAGATATTTATCATTTTTTAGAAACTAATCAGCTTAATAAAGTAAGAGAGATGTTGCTAGATATGCAACCTGTTGATATTGCAGAGTATTTTGAAGATATGAGCAAAGAGCAAAGCTTAAAATTATTTAGAATTTTACCTAAAAGTTTATCAGCAGATATATTTTCTTATCTTTCTTCTGACAAGCAACAGGAAATTATTGAGAGCATAACAGATGAAGAGATACGTAATATTTTAAATGATATGTTTATAGATGATACTGTTGACTTTATAGAAGAGATGCCAGCTAACATTGTAGATAAAATTCTACAAAATACAAGTTCAGATATGAGAAATTTGATTAACCAATTTTTAAGATATCCAGAAAATAGTGCTGGTAGTGTTATGACTGTGGAATATGTTTCTTTAAAAAATGATATGAATATTGGACAAGCATTGCACTCTATCAAAAGATTTGGAATTGATAATGAAACTATTGATATCTGTTATATAATAGATAATCAAAGAAAACTTGTAGGGTATATTTCACTTAAAAAATTAATATTTTTAGATGATGATGTACCATTAGTTGAAGCTATGGAGACAAATGTAGTAAGTTGTCATACAACTGATGACCAAGAGAATATAGCTTCAGATTTTAGAAAATACGATTTAACATCTATGCCAGTTGTAGATAATGAAGATAGGCTTGTTGGAATTATAACAATAGATGATGTGGTGGATGTTATTGATCAAGAAAATACTGAAGATATGCAGAAGATGGCTGCTATGGCTCCATCAGATGAAGAGTATTTAAAAGAATCAGTGTTTTCTTTAGTAAGACAAAGAATAGGTTGGCTTTTAATTTTAATGATCCTTGCAACTTTTACAGGAATAATTATTAGAATAAATGAAGGGGTATTTCAATCTGCAGTTGTTTTAATATCTTTTATTCCTATGTTGATGTCAACAGGAGGAAATGCAGGGGCTCAAGCTTCTACTTTAATCACTAGGGGAATTGCTCTTGAAGAAATAGAACTTTCAGATATTTGGGAAATATTTTGGAAAGAGTTAAGAGTTAGTATAGTAATTGGAATAGTATTATCAATAGTAAACTTTTTAATTATTTATTATTTAAGTGACATAGATTTTACAGTTTCATTTGCTATATCTTTAAGTCTATTTATTACAATAATAATAGCAAAAGTTGTAGGAAGCACTCTTCCTATTGTAGCTAAAGGATTTAAATTAGACCCTGCTATTATAGCAAGTCCACTTATTACAACAATAATTGATGCTTGTGCTCTAATAGTATTTTTCCTAGTTTCTACTCATTATTTACATTTAGCTTAA
- a CDS encoding GNAT family N-acetyltransferase, with product MKIRVAEIEDLEKWIDLVKREQEYFPGLEIKEYESIVKKFIQNKEAICVEKDKKIIGSLLFSKKEKELCFLVVDKNYRK from the coding sequence ATGAAAATAAGAGTTGCGGAAATAGAAGATTTAGAAAAATGGATAGATTTAGTAAAAAGAGAACAAGAGTATTTTCCAGGATTAGAAATAAAAGAATATGAAAGTATAGTAAAAAAATTTATTCAAAATAAAGAGGCTATTTGTGTGGAAAAAGATAAAAAAATTATTGGAAGTCTTTTGTTTTCTAAAAAAGAAAAAGAATTATGTTTTTTAGTAGTAGATAAAAATTATCGTAAGTAA
- a CDS encoding YggS family pyridoxal phosphate-dependent enzyme: MSNIKKNIEEIEEDIKKHSIYPEKVKFIAVTKYVKPEVMDEILECNVKVFGENKAQVIKEKYENYITRDKKDIEWHFIGNLQKNKVKYIAPFVKLIHSVNKLSLAQEIDKRAEQNNRVIDVLLEINIAGEESKEGYELENLYEDLPEMLKLKNINIIGLMTMAPFVDDEPLVRGVFRRLREIKDELNNKYFEGKLTELSMGMTNDYKIALEEGATLIRVGRKIYE; encoded by the coding sequence ATGAGTAATATCAAAAAAAATATTGAAGAGATTGAAGAGGATATAAAAAAACATTCTATTTATCCTGAAAAAGTAAAGTTTATAGCAGTAACAAAATATGTTAAACCTGAAGTAATGGATGAAATACTTGAATGTAATGTAAAAGTATTTGGAGAAAATAAGGCACAAGTAATAAAGGAAAAATATGAAAATTATATTACTAGGGATAAAAAAGATATAGAGTGGCATTTTATAGGGAATCTTCAAAAAAATAAGGTTAAGTATATAGCTCCTTTTGTAAAATTGATACATTCAGTTAATAAACTTTCTTTAGCTCAAGAAATAGATAAAAGAGCTGAGCAAAATAACAGAGTTATAGATGTATTGTTAGAAATAAATATAGCTGGAGAAGAGAGCAAAGAGGGGTATGAATTAGAAAATTTATATGAAGATTTACCTGAAATGTTAAAGTTAAAAAATATAAATATCATAGGACTTATGACTATGGCTCCTTTTGTAGATGATGAACCTTTAGTAAGAGGAGTATTTAGAAGATTAAGAGAGATAAAAGATGAATTAAATAATAAATATTTTGAGGGAAAATTAACAGAGTTATCTATGGGAATGACAAATGATTATAAGATAGCTTTAGAAGAGGGTGCTACCCTTATAAGAGTAGGAAGAAAAATATACGAGTAA